The genome window ACCTCTTCCTCCCATCGGTCCATCGGGAATACGTAGAGACACCGCTCCTGGCCCTTGGTGACGACCAGGCCCCGCGACAGGCGATCGCGAAAACGGGCGGGCATGACCACCCTCCCCTTGTCGTCCACGCTGTGCTGGTACTCGCCGAGGAACACTCGGTTTCTCCGTCCTTCGCACCGTCATCGCCTCGCTTCCGAGGGCGCTGGGCTGACCGGGCAAGGAACAAGTCGTGCTCCGCTTCGGAGATCGACTTGTTCCCGTTCTCCACGTTGTCCCACTTTGGACCACTCTAACCCACTTGTCAACCCATTTGTGACACTTCGGGGCCAATTCGAACCCCCCGGGGGATATCCGGTGGGACGAGCCGGCGCCCCGGCGTCGCCCCGACCGGCGCATCTAGCCTGGTCGCATGCTGCAGGGTCGCAACATCCTGGTTACCGGCGCGTCGAGCGGAATCGGGCGCGGGTTGGCGCTCGAATACGCCGTCAACGGCGCCCGGGTGTGGGCGGTGGGGCGCCGTTCCGCGCCCCTCGAGCGGGTGGCGGAGGAGGCGTCGGGACTGATCACCCCATTGGCCGTCGACCTCACCACCCTTGGCGGCCGGCGGGCGGTCGCCACCGCCATCGAGCACGACGGCGGCCGCCTCGATGTCGCAGTCCACGCCGCCGGGCTACTGGGCCCGGTCGGGATCGATCTCGCCCAGTACCCCGAGGACGAATGGCGCGCGGTGTTCGAGATCAACGTCACCGCAGTGCACCTGTTGCACCAGGACCTCCAGCGTCACCTCGACCGCGGGGTGGCCCCGGCCGTGATCGGGTTGGCGTCCACGGTCGGACGCAAGCCGCGGGCGGGCTGGGGGATGTATGCCGTCTCCAAGCATGCGCTCGAGGGATGGCTGGGCACACTCGCCGCAGAGTGGCCGGCCGGCCGGGTCTACTCGGTGAACCCGGGCGGGACCCGCACCCCGATGCGGGCAGAGGCGCGCCCGGACGAGGATCCGGCGACCGTCCCCGCCCCCGGGGAGATCGCCCCACTGTTCCTCCGCCTCGCCCACCCGGCGGCACCGGAGCCCTCGGGATCGATTCTCGAAGCCCGGGACTGGATTGGACACGACCCGTGGGAGGGCCTCGGCTGAGACGGCTCTCAGTCCGCCGCCGCCGAGGCTTCGGCGGTGTCGGCGGTGATGATGTGGATCATGACGTCACCATCCGGGAGGATCCCGGGTGGGTCGATGCGATGGGCTCCGATCGATCGAGCGTGCTCCCCCACCCGCTCCAGGACGTCGCGAATGATCATCCGGCTGGGACCGGGCCCCTCCGCTGCATCGAGGAGTGGCACATCGGCTGGGTCCGTGGAGATCACCCGAACCCCGCGTCCCCGCAGATCCCACAGCATGATCTCCTGGACGATCTGGTCGGAAGACAGCACCGACACCCCCGGCACGATCACGGCGTCGGCGGCGCCCGAAGCGATCACCCCCAGCAGCCCGAGATAGCCGTCACGGCCGAGCGCCTCGCCGGCTACCCGGGCGTCGAGGCAGACGGCCACGATGGACAGCCCATGCTCGAGCGCATGGCGGCGGATCGCCTCTTGTTGCTCGAATGCCGAGTGTCCCGCCGACGGGTCGGCGGACTCGCGCACATACCCGACGACGCGCACAGAACCTCCTCGCACCAGAGGCTACCACTACGGAACGTGCGTTATTAGGTCACGGATAGTGCTCGTAGCCAGGCCCCTGCTCCAGCCCCAGCCACGGCCAGAAGCGCGGAACATCTCTCATGCCGACCTCGCTGGAGCCGGAGCCGGATTGGCTGGAGCCGGAGCCGGAGCCGGGGCTTGGGGGCCCCGTCTGAGCCGCCTCGGCTCAGACTGCGGCCCCGAGATAGGCATGCCATGAGGGATGCGGCGGGGACCCGAGGCCAACCAATAGCCAGCCGTGCTCGCGGGGGGCACCGGGGGCGCCCCCCAGGCTCATTCCTGCTTCGTGGGGAGTCCGGTCACCCTTACGGGTGTTGCACCGGCGGCAGGCGGCGACGACGTTCTCCCAGGTATGGGTGCCGCCCCGGGACCGGGGCATCACGTGGTCGAGGTTCTCGGCGCCGTGACCGCAGTACTGGCAGGTGTGCAGATCACGGGCGAACACCGCGCGGCGATTCAAAGGGACCCTCCGCCGGTACGGCACCCGCACGTACCTGCGAAGCCGGATGACGGTAGGCACCTCCACCTCGAGATGCTCCGACCGCCACACCTGGTTCTGCGAGTGGATCAGCTCGGCCTTCTCTCGCACCACCAGGACGACGGCGCGCCGCGCCGACACCACCGAAAGTGGCTCGAATGACGCGTTCAGGACGAGCGCTTGAGCCATGCGACGCGCGACGATAGGCGAGCCGCGGACGGCATGCAGCGGGCAGCGACCCGCCTAGTCCCCTTCGACCGAGTGCTTCCGCAGCACGTCGCGTTCGCCGGCCATGCGGCGGCGCCGACGGCGCCACGATCGCCACAGCCAGCCGAGCACCTTGCCGCCTACCAGCCCTGCCACGAAGGTGGCGCTCAGCACCAGCCACTGGGGCGCGCTCCACTCATAGTTGGCCCAAGCCAGGGTGGCGGTGTCGGTATTCGAGACGATGAGGATCACGATTGGGGTCAGGATCACAACCAGGAGGATCAAGGGCCCGAACCATCGTCTGGGCTCTTCGACTGTCTGCTGCTGCGTGTCCGGTCGATCGTTGGTCATCCGCCGATGATACGGATGTTGGAGCCGGGTTGGGGCTCAGCTGCGGAGCGCGACGTAGGCGGCGCGGGCCACCGCGTAGGCCTTGGCAGCTCTGACGATGGCAGCGCCGGCTACACGCGACCCGTCCGACTTCTCCACGACCACGGTCACCACCTCGGATCCGTCCACGGTCGCCGCCGACACCCACAGCATTCGCTGCGGCTTGCCTTCGGCGAGTGCGCCCACCGCGGCCACGATCGCTGCGGCCACGGCCTCGTCGGTGGTCGCCGCGGCGCGGCGACTGAACCGCTGACCGTCCGCGGCAACCGCAGTCACCGTCACCCCGTCAGCCGCCTCCTCGTAGGCGAGTGCGGCCAGAGTGCGGCCACTCCCGGAGGCGTCCTGGGGCCGACCTGGGGAAGGAGCAACCGCCGCGGGCGCGGACTCGACGACAGGAGTCGAGGGCGGTTCACTCCTGACATCCTCAGCGCGAGGTGGATCGGCTGCAGGCCGTGGTGGTGCGAGCGCCTCTGGAGTGGGCGGTGGGGCTTCTGGACGAGGCGGGACCGCCCCGGGGGAGAACGGCAGGCTCACCACCGGAGCGAGGTCGTCGTGGTCTCCCGCCACCCGCGAGCGCATGCCATGTGACGCCAGCACCCGCTGCACCATCGCTCCGATCGCCTGTGGATCGGCGTCCGGACGCAGCCGAACCCGGACACCGGAAGGCGACCCGCCTTCGGCGTCCACCTCGGCATCGGCGATGCCGGGCAAGGCCATCAATTCATCACGAAGGCTGTCGGAGGCCACCGGCCACTCCCTCTGCTGTTCCCCGTCGATCGATCCTGGTCACAGAGAGTAGTCACATCTACCACACTCTGTCACGGGGTTCTTCGACCCGGACCGCTCCCCTGCCCGCCCGGGAGGCGTGTCCATTCGCAATGCGCATCCTCCGGCCACTGATAGGCTCTCCCGCCACGAGACGAGGAGGCTCAGTGACGTCCCAACTGGCCCAGGACGAACTCGCCTGGTTCGCCGATCGGTTCGACGCGGTCGCCGCGAACATCGAACGCGTCATCCAGGGGAAGCGCGAGGCCGTCGACCTGGTGGTGATGAGCATGCTGTCGGAGGGCCATGTGCTGATCGAGGACGTCCCCGGAGTCGGCAAGACGCTGCTGGCCAAGTCGCTTGCCCGAAGCATTCACTGCGGTTTCACCCGCATCCAGTTCACCCCCGACCTGCTGCCCAGCGACATCACCGGGGTCTCAGTCTGGGACCGGGAGCGCAGCGGCTTCGTGTTCCGCGCCGGACCGGTGTTCACGAACATCGTCCTCGGCGACGAGATCAACCGGGCGAGCCCGAAGACCCAGTCGGCGCTGCTCGAGGCCATGGAGGAGCACCAGGTGACCGTCGACGGCACCACCCGGGAACTGCCGGCTCCGTTCATGGTCATCGCCACCCAGAACCCGATCGAGCACGAGGGCACCTATCCCCTGCCCGAATCCCAGCTCGACCGGTTCATGATGCGGGTGATCATGGGCTACCCCTCCCGGGCCAAGGAGCTCGAGATCCTCGAGACCCACGGACGGCAGTCTTCCTATACCGACCTGGAGCCGGTGGTGACCGCGGACGACGTGCAACAGATGATCGGTATCGCTCGGCGGGTTCATGTCTCCGATCCGGTGAAGGAGTACCTCGTCGACACGGTGGAGGCAACCCGCCACGACCCCGACCTCCTGCTCGGCGCCTCACCGCGAGCCACGCTGTACCTGCAGCGGGCGGCGCGGACCCGGGCGGCGGTTGCTGGTCGAGGATATGTGACGCCGGACGACGTGAAGGCGATCCTGCGCCCGGTGCTGACCCACCGTTTGATCATGCGGCCGGAAGCGCAGATGCGAGGCTCCGAAATCGACGAGATCCTCGACGGCGTCGCCGCCGGGATCCCCGTACCGGGGAGCGGGGTCAGGGCCTGATGCCGACGGGCCGGGGCTGGTCCGCCATCGGAGTATCCGCCAGCCTCTTCGTCCTGTGGGCGGCGTTCGGTGAGAACGACCTGATGACCACGGCGGTGTTCTTGATCGCCGCGGTATTGGTCGGCCTGCTCTTCGTGCGCATGGTCACCCCGGAAGTAGCGGTGTGGAGGCGGATCACTCCGGCCCAAGTCCACGAGGGCGACACAGTGATCATCGACATGGATTTGATCGCGGCACGCCGCCTCCGCAACGTCTCTCTCGAAGACACCGTCCACGGGCTGGGTACCGCACGCTTCGCCGCCGGCTCCGCGCGTCCCCGCGAGCCGCTGACCGGACGGTACGAAGTCCGCTGCCGCGGCCGGGGCATCTTCCCGGTAGGGCCGCTGGTCCTTTCGGTCTCGGACCCGTTCTCGCTGGCGGAGCGTCGCTCGAGCATCGGCGAGGTCGACCGCCTCACGGTCTATCCGCGGATCGAAGCGCTCGTCGGACTGCCGGTGGTGAGGGGACTCGACCCCACGGTCAACTCGACCCGGCCGACGTCGGCCCCCTTCGGCGGAGAGGACTTCTTCACCCTCCGCGAGTACCAGGTTGGCGACGACCTTCGCAAAGTCCATTGGCCCAGTTCGGCGAAGCGCGACGAGTTGATGATCAAGCAGCTCGAGGTGCCGTGGCAGAACCGGGCGCTGGTGCTGCTCGACACTCGCTCTCACCGCTATCCGATCCCGGAGGCCTTCGAACAGGCGGTGCGAGGAGCTGCCTCCGCGTTTGTCCACCTCCACCGGGCCGGATTCAGCCCCGAGTTATGGTCGGGCGTCCGCACGCGCAGCCGGTCGTTGAATCGCTACGCCGAGGCGATGGAGACACTTGCGACCATCCATGCAGGTGACCGCCTCGACCTTCGCAACACAGTGAGCCGGCTTCTGCGGCACGGCGGCGGAGGCGGTGCCCTGGTCCTGGTGACCGGTACGCCGGACGAGGGCTTGCGGGGAGCCCACCGGTTGCTCGCCGGCCAGTTCAGCCAGACGATCGTGATGGCAGTCACCGACGATCCCGACACCGCTTCCTCGCGGCTCCTCGGCATGAACGCGGTGACCGTCACCATCGGGACCCAGGGCCGCTGGGCGCCCTCGTGGCGGGCGGCGATGGAGGTGACATGGGCTACCGCCTGACATGGGTGGCAGGGGTCGCCGCCATCTCTCTCGCGCTGGCACGGGTGGCGCGCCTACTTCTTCCCTCGTCGAGCGGGCTCCCCTGGGAGATCCTGCTCATCGCCGCCGCGGTACTGGGGGCAACGATTACCTGGGCGGCGGCGGCCTACCGGGTGCCGGGGGCGTTGCTCGCCATCATCCACCTCGCCGCGATGACGGTAACGGTCGTCCGGGTGGCGGTTCCGGACACGACCTGGTTCATCTTCCCGACCCGCGCCTCCTTCACCGCGTTGGGCGCCGAGCTCACCTTTGCGCGCGATGTGATTCGGGCGGGCATCGCTCCGGTCCTCCCGCTCGCCGGGCTCGTCGCCATCCTTGCCATCGTGTTCTGGGCGATGGGCGCCCTCCTCGCGTGGGGCCTGCTCACCGGCCGACCCTACGTCGCGGTCCTGACCCCTCTCGTCGTGTATCTCGAGTTCGCGGTCCTCGACAGCCGCATCGGCGGCTTGTGGACCACGGGATACATGGCGTTGATCGGCTTCACCCTCATCGCGGTGACGATCGACCATCGGCGGGAAGGCACCGGCCTGTTGAAATCGGCCAGGCGGGGAGGACGCCTCCGACGAACGATCCCGCTCGTCGGGCTGACGACGCTGCTCGCCACGGTGCTGGTGGCGAGCAATGCCAGCCAGGCGATAGCCGACCTCGTGCCACGGAGAGGATTCCTCGACTGGCAGGGCACCAGCAAGCTGTCCGGCGATTTCTTCGGCAGCATCGCCTACAACCCGTTCGTCGGCATCCAGCAGAGCCTCGTCGCCCAGACGAATGTGCCCGTGTTCGTGTTCGAGCCCGAGTCGGGGCACCCGGCCGACCAGGTGTACTGGCGGCTGTTGACACTCGACGCGTTCGACGGAGATCAATGGCACGCGGGCAACTCCCGCCTCGAGGGATTCGACGAGGTGGCGACCTTCGAGGCTCGGGGCGCCGCCTTTGCCGGACCCCGGTCGAGCTTCCGGGCCACGGTGACGATCCTCGCCCTGCAAATGGATTGGCTGCCGGCGCCGTACGCCCCGGTGTCTCTCGACACCGACGAGGACTCGGTACGCAGCGGAATCCGCTTGCGTCCGGGCGACGGGTCGATCCACTTCGACGCCCTGACCTTCCGGGGGATGGCTTACACCGTCGAATCGGAGATCCCGCAGCCGAGCATCGACATCCTCAGCCGGCTTGACGATGGCACCCCCTCGACGATCTTCCGTTCGGCGATCGAGACCGGAGACTTCGGTCTCGTCGGAGTCGACCTGCCGACGATCGTGAACCGCTCGCTGCCCGACGCTGAGGCGCATCTCGAACTCCCCGACGAACTCGACCCGCGCATCCAACTGCTCGCCGAGTCACAGGTCGAGGGCCTCGAGACCGACTACGAACGAGCACTCTCTCTGGAGAACTTCTTCCGGAGGCGGGGGAACTTCGCCTACTCCCTCGAGGTCCCTCCCGGTCACGGCGCCGCCGAACTCGTCAATTGGCTGCTCGAGCCTGATAGCGCCAACTACCGCACCGGCTACTGCGAGCAGTTCGCCACGAGCATGGCTGTGATGGCGCGCACCATCGGGATCCCCAGCCGCGTCGTGCTCGGGTTCACCCCGGGGAACACGCTCGAGGACGGGCGCCTCGTGATCCGCGACCGTAACGCCCACGCTTGGGTGGAGCTGTGGATGCCAAGCCAGGGCTGGGTGAAGTTCGATCCGACGCCCCGCACCGACGGGATCAACCCTCCCGCCGCCGATGACCTTCCGTTCCGGGCGGCCGACCATCTCGACGCCGCCCAGGCCGAGACCCGTCCTCGCCCCGAGCCCGGGGGGACCCCCGTCACGACGGTCCCCACCACCGTCCCGTTCTCGCCCGACGGAGGCCTCGGCGGAGAGACTCCGATCGACCTGCCGGCACGAACCCGTTCGCTGCTGATCCCGTTGCTGGTTCTTGGTGTCGCCCTGGTGCTGGTGCCGTCGATCAAGTTCGTGCGCCGGCGCCGCCGGATCACGCGGCTCCAGCGCGGTGACGTCTCGGGTGCCTGGCAGGAGATCGTCGACCAGCTGGCCGATCTCGGCACCGAATTGCATCGCTCCGAAACCCCCTCCGAACTGGCGGCCCAGGTCGGCTCGGTGCTCACGCCGCTTGCCGACGTGTACTCGGAGTCGGCCTACGGTCCCGGCGCCCCGCTGTCCAGCCGCCGGATCGCCACCGCCTCCCGCTCCCTGACGGAGACGGAGGCCGAGCTGGCCAGAGAGAACTCGATCTTCAGGCGAATCGGCGCGAGGTACCGGGTGAGATCGCTCTTGCGCAAACGCAATACGCAATACGCAATACGCAATACGAAGGAACGCTGAGAACTCTGGCGTATCGCGAATCGCGTATCGCGGGCCTACCCCTCCGCCTCCGCCTGGACGTCGTCCTCGACGCGGCGGAGCATCTCGAGGAAGTGCTCCCGGTCGAGCTCGAAGCGGGTCACGTCCTCTTCGACCTGTCGGGTGATCTCGTCGATGGCCACGAAGAAAGCCAACTGGCCCTCTCGCAACGCGTCGACCAACTCCCCCTCGTCGCTGGCCACCTTGAAAATCGACTGACCGTCGGTGACGAGCTTCACCTCGGCGAGGTGCTGATCCATGTCGGCGGTACGACGCAGGTAGTCCCACGCCCGACGCACCCGCTGGACCGACATGCCGTTGTCGAGCAGGCTCTTGACAACACGCAAGGCGACGAGATCGCGGAACGAGTAGAGGCGGCGCTTGCCGGGTCTGCCCCCGGTGCCCTGGATCGAGGGCTGTATCAGCCTGACACGGTCCCAGTATCGGAGTTGATGCGCGGTGCAATCAGTGAGACGGCATGCCTGCTGTGCGGTGAACCCTTCCAAACCTTCCTCTCTCCCTCCAAGGTCGTCCACCTAACGCAGCGGCCGACGACTCAGTCTCCCCAGAGGTTGGCGACTCTAGCGGCTGCGCCAGCGCCGCCGCATCCGCCCCACCATCGACCCGGGTGACGCGGCACCAACTCCCGAACGCTTCCTCAAGATCGCGACCATCCACGCCGCGCTCATCACCATCCCGGCGAATCCAAACAGTGCGACGAGGGTCAGCCGCGTGAAGAACGCGAGCATCAGCACGAACCCGACCACCATCCCCAGGAACGCCCACTTCAGTCGACCGCGCGACACCGAAGCCAGCGTCGCATCGCGCACGGTCTCGGCGAGACGAGGATCCTCCTGATAGAACTGCCGCTCGATCTCTTCGAGGATGCGCTGTTCTCTGTCATCGAGGGGCATCGCGTTCTCCGGCAGGTGGGCGGCTGAGTATACCGAGCGTGCCCTGTTTGGCACCGAGTGATCGAGGCGGATCTCCCTCGGCATCGAGCGGACAAGCGCGCGCCACCGCGGACGATCCGAAGGGCTCCACTACCCCCCGGCACTTGCCGCCACCTACACTCCCCCGCCGTGCTCGAACGCCTTCATCTGGTGCGCCACGGCGAGGTCGCGAACCCCGACGGGGTGGTGTACGCCGACCTGCCGGGGTTCTCGCTGTCCGCGGCCGGACGCGCCCAGGCTGCGGCCAGCGCCCGCTACCTCCAGGCCCGTGGGCCCGAAGCAGTGGTTTCTTCTCCGCTCGACCGCGCATTGGAAACGGCCGGGGCGATCGCCGACTCGATCGGGGTGGCGGTGACGACCGACGACCGTCTGCTCGAATGGCGATTGTCCGGACGGTGGGCCGGGGTTCGCTGGGACGACCTCCCCTCCAGGTTCCCCGGAGAGGTCGAGGCCTACCTCGCCGCCCCCTACGACCTCGCCTTCGCGCCGGAGAGCATCGACGAAGTCGCCGCACGCATGGCCGCTCTGGTGATGTCCCTCGATTCCGCCGATCTCAAGGACGCGGTACTGGTCTCTCACCAGGACCCACTACAGGCGCTCCGGGTATTCCTCGTCGGCGGCACCCGGGAGTCCTTTACCACCGGCAAGCCGGGCCATGCTTCGGTGACGACCCTCGAGCGGGTCGGAGGACGCTGGCACGAGGTCGGTTACTGGGAACCGGAGGTCGACACGATCCCCTTCCCTCCACCGGGGCCCCCTTGATTCCCGGGACGGCCACGGCGGGGCTGGGGACCCCGCTCGTGGAGGAGGGCCGACCGACGTCTGTTCGGCCCGAAGGGCCGAGGTCGGCCCGGGAGTCAATTCGGCCACGGTCCGGCGGCATAATGCGCCGGTGCTCCCCGCCCCCCTGATCGTCGCCACCGCACTCGGCGTTGCTTCCCTCACCGGGGCGATCCACCTCGCCGTCGACGAGACACCCTTCGCGCCGGGGGCTGCAGGTTTGATCGCCGTCGGGATGATGATCCTCGCCGTAACCGCCGTCGCCGGGGTGCTGCTTGCCCGCAGCCGCTGGTCGAGGCTCGCGGCTGCCGGCGTCGCCGCGGGGTGGATCGCCATTGCTGGGTCGAGTTCGGTATCGGGGTGGTCGGTTGCGACGATCGCCTCGGCCGGTCTCGCTCTCGCTGGGTCTCTAGGTCCGTGGCTGGCCAGGTGGCTGCGGCACCGGGCGTCGGCCGACGGGCCACCGCCGGCTGCAGTCGTCGCCCTGCTGCTGCTGCTCGCCACCCCCGCCGCGGTCGGCCTGGTCTCGGCAGGCGAGGTCGGGCTGCTCGGCTGGGTTCTCGCCGGCTGGTCCGTGGTGCTCGCCCTTGCACTCGCTCGGGCGATGGCGGGATCTCTCACCGTGGCCCGGGTGGTTCACCCGGTCCTGTCGGTTACCGCCGGTGTCACCGCCGGAGTCGCCGGGGCGGTGGTCCTGGGGCTGCTCGGCCTGGCGGTTGCGGGTCTCGCCTGGCGGCGGGAGGTGTCGATATCGGTGACCCCGCGCATGGCCGGCGGCGGACAAGGTGCGCTACGGATTCCACCCGAGCTCGCCCCGCCCGACGTTCTCGACGCGGCCGGGGCGGATTCGACCGGCCGGGTGAGGCGGCCATGAGACGGTTGCCCAACCCGTGGGTTGGCGTTCCGGCGCTACTCGCCGGGATCGCCGGCGGGATCGTCGCCTTCATCGTCACCGAAGCCTCGTGCGCTCCCGGGAGCTGCGCCGCGGTGGCTTCGATCAGTGCCGTCGTCGTCGGCCTGGGCATCGCCGCCGGAGTCGGAGTCGTGGCGGTACTCGCCTTGAAGTCGATCGACGAACATCGGACTCATCGCGAGCGGATGGTGCTCACGATGCTCGAAGGCGACACGCGACCCGAGGAACCCCCGGAGTGACCCCCGTCTAGGGGGAGAGCGAATAGGCACCTGACTTCATCAGGTCTCGGCGGTTTGGTGCGCCGCGAACACGAGGGCGGCGTTGTGGCCGCCAAATCCGAAAGAGTTGGTCATCGCATTCCGTACTGGCACCGCCCGGGCCTCATTGGGCACGTAGTCGAGATCGCACTCAGGGTCGGGGTTCTCGAGGTTGATCGTGGGCGGCACGATCCCGTCGCGAATCGAGAGAATGCACACCAGCGACTCGAGGGCGCCAGCCCCACCGAGAAGATGGCCGGTCATCGACTTGGTCGACGAGACGGGCGTCTTGTAGGCGTGGTCGCCGAAGACGGCCTTGATCGCCGCAGTTTCGGTCGAGTCGTTGGCTTGAGTCGATGTCCC of Acidimicrobiia bacterium contains these proteins:
- a CDS encoding histidine phosphatase family protein, with amino-acid sequence MLERLHLVRHGEVANPDGVVYADLPGFSLSAAGRAQAAASARYLQARGPEAVVSSPLDRALETAGAIADSIGVAVTTDDRLLEWRLSGRWAGVRWDDLPSRFPGEVEAYLAAPYDLAFAPESIDEVAARMAALVMSLDSADLKDAVLVSHQDPLQALRVFLVGGTRESFTTGKPGHASVTTLERVGGRWHEVGYWEPEVDTIPFPPPGPP
- a CDS encoding DUF58 domain-containing protein — its product is MPTGRGWSAIGVSASLFVLWAAFGENDLMTTAVFLIAAVLVGLLFVRMVTPEVAVWRRITPAQVHEGDTVIIDMDLIAARRLRNVSLEDTVHGLGTARFAAGSARPREPLTGRYEVRCRGRGIFPVGPLVLSVSDPFSLAERRSSIGEVDRLTVYPRIEALVGLPVVRGLDPTVNSTRPTSAPFGGEDFFTLREYQVGDDLRKVHWPSSAKRDELMIKQLEVPWQNRALVLLDTRSHRYPIPEAFEQAVRGAASAFVHLHRAGFSPELWSGVRTRSRSLNRYAEAMETLATIHAGDRLDLRNTVSRLLRHGGGGGALVLVTGTPDEGLRGAHRLLAGQFSQTIVMAVTDDPDTASSRLLGMNAVTVTIGTQGRWAPSWRAAMEVTWATA
- a CDS encoding DUF3040 domain-containing protein, translating into MPLDDREQRILEEIERQFYQEDPRLAETVRDATLASVSRGRLKWAFLGMVVGFVLMLAFFTRLTLVALFGFAGMVMSAAWMVAILRKRSGVGAASPGSMVGRMRRRWRSR
- a CDS encoding DUF3488 and transglutaminase-like domain-containing protein is translated as MGYRLTWVAGVAAISLALARVARLLLPSSSGLPWEILLIAAAVLGATITWAAAAYRVPGALLAIIHLAAMTVTVVRVAVPDTTWFIFPTRASFTALGAELTFARDVIRAGIAPVLPLAGLVAILAIVFWAMGALLAWGLLTGRPYVAVLTPLVVYLEFAVLDSRIGGLWTTGYMALIGFTLIAVTIDHRREGTGLLKSARRGGRLRRTIPLVGLTTLLATVLVASNASQAIADLVPRRGFLDWQGTSKLSGDFFGSIAYNPFVGIQQSLVAQTNVPVFVFEPESGHPADQVYWRLLTLDAFDGDQWHAGNSRLEGFDEVATFEARGAAFAGPRSSFRATVTILALQMDWLPAPYAPVSLDTDEDSVRSGIRLRPGDGSIHFDALTFRGMAYTVESEIPQPSIDILSRLDDGTPSTIFRSAIETGDFGLVGVDLPTIVNRSLPDAEAHLELPDELDPRIQLLAESQVEGLETDYERALSLENFFRRRGNFAYSLEVPPGHGAAELVNWLLEPDSANYRTGYCEQFATSMAVMARTIGIPSRVVLGFTPGNTLEDGRLVIRDRNAHAWVELWMPSQGWVKFDPTPRTDGINPPAADDLPFRAADHLDAAQAETRPRPEPGGTPVTTVPTTVPFSPDGGLGGETPIDLPARTRSLLIPLLVLGVALVLVPSIKFVRRRRRITRLQRGDVSGAWQEIVDQLADLGTELHRSETPSELAAQVGSVLTPLADVYSESAYGPGAPLSSRRIATASRSLTETEAELARENSIFRRIGARYRVRSLLRKRNTQYAIRNTKER
- a CDS encoding recombinase family protein, producing the protein MRVVGYVRESADPSAGHSAFEQQEAIRRHALEHGLSIVAVCLDARVAGEALGRDGYLGLLGVIASGAADAVIVPGVSVLSSDQIVQEIMLWDLRGRGVRVISTDPADVPLLDAAEGPGPSRMIIRDVLERVGEHARSIGAHRIDPPGILPDGDVMIHIITADTAEASAAAD
- a CDS encoding AAA family ATPase, yielding MAQDELAWFADRFDAVAANIERVIQGKREAVDLVVMSMLSEGHVLIEDVPGVGKTLLAKSLARSIHCGFTRIQFTPDLLPSDITGVSVWDRERSGFVFRAGPVFTNIVLGDEINRASPKTQSALLEAMEEHQVTVDGTTRELPAPFMVIATQNPIEHEGTYPLPESQLDRFMMRVIMGYPSRAKELEILETHGRQSSYTDLEPVVTADDVQQMIGIARRVHVSDPVKEYLVDTVEATRHDPDLLLGASPRATLYLQRAARTRAAVAGRGYVTPDDVKAILRPVLTHRLIMRPEAQMRGSEIDEILDGVAAGIPVPGSGVRA
- a CDS encoding SDR family NAD(P)-dependent oxidoreductase, with translation MLQGRNILVTGASSGIGRGLALEYAVNGARVWAVGRRSAPLERVAEEASGLITPLAVDLTTLGGRRAVATAIEHDGGRLDVAVHAAGLLGPVGIDLAQYPEDEWRAVFEINVTAVHLLHQDLQRHLDRGVAPAVIGLASTVGRKPRAGWGMYAVSKHALEGWLGTLAAEWPAGRVYSVNPGGTRTPMRAEARPDEDPATVPAPGEIAPLFLRLAHPAAPEPSGSILEARDWIGHDPWEGLG
- a CDS encoding HNH endonuclease → MAQALVLNASFEPLSVVSARRAVVLVVREKAELIHSQNQVWRSEHLEVEVPTVIRLRRYVRVPYRRRVPLNRRAVFARDLHTCQYCGHGAENLDHVMPRSRGGTHTWENVVAACRRCNTRKGDRTPHEAGMSLGGAPGAPREHGWLLVGLGSPPHPSWHAYLGAAV
- a CDS encoding MerR family transcriptional regulator, producing the protein MEGFTAQQACRLTDCTAHQLRYWDRVRLIQPSIQGTGGRPGKRRLYSFRDLVALRVVKSLLDNGMSVQRVRRAWDYLRRTADMDQHLAEVKLVTDGQSIFKVASDEGELVDALREGQLAFFVAIDEITRQVEEDVTRFELDREHFLEMLRRVEDDVQAEAEG